Genomic DNA from Bacteroides zhangwenhongii:
GCGTTTGTCATAGTTGTATGTTAATCCAATTCCGAACATATTAGGAAGTTCAAAAGTTGCATCAAAACTGTTAGAGACCGTCGTACTGTTTTGCGTCACTACCGTATAATCATTATTCAGTTTATGTTTCGGAGAAAATACAGCACCGATTGTCATAGAATGCTTCTTATCAAAATCCAACGTATACTGCGCACCAAAATCCAATTTATAATCAGATATCGAAATTCCCTTTTGCTCTATATAAGAGGTAGATCCTGACGTTTCCGGATAAAGAACAGTCGTTGAACGAGTAATATCTCCCCAAAAATAAGAAGCGTTCACTCCTACTGATAATTTTTTGAGTACTTTTACACCTAATCCGGCATACAACTGATGCAAACCTCCGTCACCAGTAAAACTCCGAGTCTGACTGACTCCATTTGCAAACTTACTATCCGACACATTATATCCTACACTTGAGAAAGGCAATAGCCCCACACTCATTGCTATTCTGGGATGCAAGCGGAATTGCATTGCCAGATAGTCAAAACTAGAGTTCTTAGCGTTCAGCTTCACACCGCCGTTATTGACATTCATATTTTGCAGACTGACGCCTCCTTCGAAAATGAAAGTCAGAGAGTCAATGGCTGTATACGAAGCAGGATTCAATGGATTGATCTGCGCTCCATCACGGAGTCCAAAAGCAATTCCTCCCATCGCCTTGCTATTTCCGAAACCTTGATCGGACAAATCGCCATAGCCATATCGTGTATAAGGAGAGTTTGTATTATTTTGAGCAATTGCCATTCCGGTAACCATCGTGAGCAAAAGCGCACATAGTGTGTGTTTAAATCCTACCATTATTATAGTTTAAAATTCTATTTAATCCTTTCAACACTAAAAATCTATCTGCAAAGATGATACTTTTTACGCTGCTATCAAAAGAAAATTCATCTCCACCCGTTAAAAAAACCAAAAGTTCAGGATATTTATGCTTCATAGACTCAATATAACCTGAAATTTCGTATTCCATCCCTTTTAAGACTCCGGCACGTATAGCCGTTTCAGTATCCCGTCCCATCGGGAGTTTGCGCCCGTTGGTATCCACCAGAGGCAAACGTCCGGTGAACTGCCGGAGCGCTTTGAAACGCATTTGCATACCGGGAGAAATATTACCGCCATGATACTGACCTTTCGAGTCAATGAACTCATAAGTAATGCAAGTCCCTGCGTCAATGACCAATATATTTCTATGCGGGAACTGTTCATTCGCACCTACCACAGCAGCCATACGGTCGTATCCCAATGTTTCAGGAGTCTCGTACAAGTTGACCACCGGCAGAGGTGTCTCATGATTCAACCAGAGTAAAGGAAACGGCAAAGCAGCCAGATCCGCCAATACCCGTTCGTTCAAATCAATGACAGTAGCCACAA
This window encodes:
- a CDS encoding outer membrane protein transport protein, which produces MVGFKHTLCALLLTMVTGMAIAQNNTNSPYTRYGYGDLSDQGFGNSKAMGGIAFGLRDGAQINPLNPASYTAIDSLTFIFEGGVSLQNMNVNNGGVKLNAKNSSFDYLAMQFRLHPRIAMSVGLLPFSSVGYNVSDSKFANGVSQTRSFTGDGGLHQLYAGLGVKVLKKLSVGVNASYFWGDITRSTTVLYPETSGSTSYIEQKGISISDYKLDFGAQYTLDFDKKHSMTIGAVFSPKHKLNNDYTVVTQNSTTVSNSFDATFELPNMFGIGLTYNYDKRLTVGVDYSLQQWSKAKFAINAVDNERVSEDFDETYTYCDRHKISMGAEYIPNLIGRSYLAHIKYRLGAYYTTPYYKINGEKASREYGVTAGFGLPVPRSRSILSISGQFVRVKGLETNMVNENIFRVSIGLTFNERWFFKRRVE
- a CDS encoding type III pantothenate kinase, producing the protein MNLIIDIGNTMAKVALFNDGEMVEVLTESNQSLDCLKALCAKYPVNQGIVATVIDLNERVLADLAALPFPLLWLNHETPLPVVNLYETPETLGYDRMAAVVGANEQFPHRNILVIDAGTCITYEFIDSKGQYHGGNISPGMQMRFKALRQFTGRLPLVDTNGRKLPMGRDTETAIRAGVLKGMEYEISGYIESMKHKYPELLVFLTGGDEFSFDSSVKSIIFADRFLVLKGLNRILNYNNGRI